One region of Sphingomonas kaistensis genomic DNA includes:
- a CDS encoding 16S rRNA (uracil(1498)-N(3))-methyltransferase encodes MPATPAWPPRSLPRLFIDQPLGPDLAVLLQDKPAHYLANVLRLGEGAELLLFDGQSGEWQAVIEAAHKKKLVLRVQRQTRPPETLPDLTLAFAPVKRAPLEWLVEKATELGVARLQPVITHRTVVERLNPERLLAIAIEAAEQCGRTRLPELLAPLKLDALLTAPPGAILFADETGGVPLASAAQPGPATILIGPEGGFTPEERDRILAAGASGIGLGPRTLRAETAALAALSLYMAAAGDWR; translated from the coding sequence ATGCCCGCCACCCCCGCTTGGCCCCCGCGCAGCCTGCCCCGCCTGTTCATCGACCAGCCGCTCGGCCCCGACCTTGCCGTGCTGCTCCAGGACAAGCCCGCCCATTATCTCGCCAACGTCCTGCGCCTCGGCGAAGGCGCCGAACTGCTGCTGTTCGACGGGCAGAGCGGCGAATGGCAGGCGGTCATCGAGGCCGCGCACAAGAAGAAGCTGGTGCTTCGGGTCCAGCGGCAGACCCGCCCGCCCGAAACGCTGCCCGACCTCACCCTCGCCTTCGCCCCGGTCAAGCGCGCGCCGCTCGAATGGCTGGTCGAAAAAGCGACCGAGCTCGGCGTCGCCCGCCTCCAGCCGGTGATCACCCACCGCACCGTGGTAGAGCGCCTCAATCCCGAGCGCCTGCTCGCCATCGCGATCGAAGCCGCCGAGCAATGCGGCCGCACCCGCCTTCCCGAACTGCTCGCCCCGCTCAAGCTCGATGCCCTGCTGACCGCGCCTCCCGGCGCCATCCTGTTCGCCGACGAAACCGGCGGAGTTCCGCTCGCGTCCGCCGCGCAGCCCGGCCCGGCCACAATCCTGATCGGCCCCGAAGGCGGCTTCACCCCCGAAGAGCGCGACCGCATCCTTGCCGCCGGCGCCTCCGGGATCGGCCTCGGCCCGCGCACCCTGCGCGCCGAAACCGCCGCGCTGGCGGCCCTAAGCCTGTATATGGCGGCGGCCGGGGATTGGCGCTAA
- a CDS encoding glutamate--cysteine ligase, with protein MTTRTDLSDSPLIEGRADLLSVFSGGEKPKADWRIGTEHEKFVYRLADHRAPSWDEPGGIRDLLIGLTEFGWTPILEDGKVIALAGADGTISLEPAGQLELSGAPLATLHDTCAEAGRHLEQVKAIGDRLGLGFLGLGMWPDKTRAELPIMPKGRYAIMLRHMPRVGSLGLDMMLRTCTIQVNLDYSSEADMVKKFRVGLALQPLATALFANSPLTEGKPNGFKSFRSHIWTDTDPHRTGMLPQVFEDGFGYESYCDYALDVPMYFVMRDGRYIDCAGESFRAFLDGKLPQLPGEKPTIADWTDHLSTAFPEVRLKSFLEMRGADGGRWGRICALPALWVGLLYDQTALDAAWDLVKGWTIEEREALRAAVPAQALEAPVPGGGTVRDLGARVLDIAAAGLSARACLDGGGTNEGGFLDPLRDVIATGITPADRLLAWYNGEWNGDVSKVYDELSF; from the coding sequence ATGACCACGCGCACCGACCTTAGCGACAGCCCCCTGATCGAGGGCCGCGCCGACCTCTTGTCGGTGTTCAGCGGCGGCGAGAAGCCCAAGGCCGACTGGCGCATCGGCACCGAGCACGAGAAGTTCGTCTATCGCCTCGCCGACCACCGCGCCCCCTCGTGGGACGAGCCCGGCGGGATCCGCGACCTGCTGATTGGCCTGACCGAGTTCGGCTGGACCCCGATCCTCGAGGACGGAAAGGTCATCGCGCTGGCAGGCGCCGACGGCACCATCAGCCTCGAACCCGCCGGCCAGCTCGAACTGTCCGGCGCACCGCTCGCCACCCTTCACGACACCTGCGCCGAAGCCGGCCGCCACCTCGAGCAGGTGAAAGCGATCGGCGACCGCCTCGGGCTCGGCTTCCTCGGCCTCGGAATGTGGCCCGACAAGACCCGCGCCGAATTGCCGATCATGCCCAAGGGCCGCTATGCCATCATGCTCCGGCACATGCCGCGCGTGGGGTCGCTCGGGCTCGACATGATGCTCCGGACCTGTACCATCCAGGTCAATCTCGACTACAGCTCCGAAGCCGATATGGTGAAGAAGTTCCGCGTCGGCCTGGCTCTCCAACCGCTTGCCACCGCGCTGTTCGCCAACTCCCCGCTGACCGAAGGCAAGCCAAACGGCTTCAAGTCCTTCCGCAGCCACATCTGGACCGACACCGACCCCCACCGCACCGGTATGCTGCCGCAGGTGTTCGAGGACGGCTTCGGCTACGAAAGCTACTGCGACTACGCGCTCGACGTGCCGATGTATTTCGTGATGCGCGACGGGCGCTACATCGACTGCGCCGGCGAAAGCTTCCGCGCCTTCCTCGACGGCAAGCTGCCCCAGCTTCCCGGCGAAAAGCCCACCATCGCCGACTGGACCGACCACCTGTCCACCGCCTTCCCCGAAGTCCGCCTCAAGAGCTTCCTTGAAATGCGCGGCGCCGATGGCGGGCGCTGGGGCCGAATCTGTGCGCTTCCCGCCTTGTGGGTCGGCCTGCTCTACGACCAGACCGCGCTCGACGCCGCCTGGGACCTCGTCAAAGGCTGGACCATCGAGGAGCGCGAGGCCCTTCGCGCCGCCGTCCCGGCCCAGGCGCTCGAAGCGCCCGTCCCCGGCGGCGGCACGGTGCGCGACCTTGGCGCCCGGGTCCTCGACATCGCGGCCGCCGGACTTTCCGCCCGCGCCTGCCTCGACGGGGGCGGCACCAACGAAGGCGGCTTCCTCGACCCCCTGCGCGACGTGATCGCCACCGGGATCACGCCGGCCGACCGCCTGCTCGCCTGGTACAATGGCGAGTGGAACGGCGATGTGTCGAAGGTCTATGACGAACTGAGTTTCTAG